In Numenius arquata chromosome 3, bNumArq3.hap1.1, whole genome shotgun sequence, one genomic interval encodes:
- the METTL5 gene encoding rRNA N(6)-adenosine-methyltransferase METTL5 yields MKLKELESCLQQVDTFESPKLLLEQYPTRPHIAACMLYTIHNTFDDIENKTVADLGCGCGMLSIGSTMLGAGLCVGFDIDADALEIFNSNIEDFELTNIDMVQCDVCSLSDSMAEAFDTVIMNPPFGTKHNKGMDMIFLKTALRMAKTAVYSLHKTSTRQHIQKKADEWEVKMEVIAELRYDLPASYKFHKKKSVDIEVDFIRFSAKKLLN; encoded by the exons ATGAAGCTTAAAGAACTGGAAAGCTGTCTTCAACAAGTCGATACTTTTGAAAGTCCAAAACTACTCCTTGAACAGTATCCAACAAGACCTCATATCGCAG catGTATGCTTTATACAATTCACAATACTTTTGACgatattgaaaacaaaacagttgcAGATTTAGGATGTGGTTGTGGCATGCTCAGCATTGGAAGCACAATGTTAGGAGCAGG attgtGTGTGGGGTTTGACATAGATGCAGATGCACTGGAAATATTTAATAGCAATATTGAAGACTTTGAGCTCACGAACATCGACATGGTTCAGTGTGATGTCTGTTCTTTATCTGACAGCATGGCAGAGGCTTTTGATACAGTTATTATGAACCCTCCGTTTGGCACCAAGCATAATAAAG GAATGGATatgatttttctgaaaactgctCTACGAATGGCAAAAACAGCTGTATATTCCCTTCACAAAACTTCAACACGGCAG CACATTCAAAAGAAAGCAGATGAATGGGAAGTGAAGATGGAAGTCATAGCAG AACTTAGGTATGACCTACCAGCATCATACAAGTTCCATAAGAAGAAATCA GTTGACATTGAAGTGGATTTCATTAGATTTTCTGCCAAGAAACTCCTGAACTGA
- the SSB gene encoding lupus La protein — protein MAENGDGEDMSILESKICQQIEYYFGNHNLPRDKFLKEQIKQDDGWVPLEVMIKFNRLSRLSKDFSVIVEALRKSKTGLMEINEDKTKIRRSPNKPLPELNDQYKAAIKNRSVYVKGFPLDATLDDIKEWLEDKGPVENIQMRRTLQRTFKGSIFAVFDSVESAKKFTEIPNQKYKDTELIVLFKEEYCTKKNEERKQNKVEAKARAKQEKEEKQKQAADAEMKSLEEKTGCLLKFSGDLDDQTCREDLHDVFSNHGEIKWIHFVRGAKEGIILFKDIAKEALEKAKAAHNGNLQLRNKDVTWEVIEGDAEKEALKKILEDQQELLKQKTKGRKMKGKGRGGKVPQGAHKGKVQFQGKKIKFDNEEEGGEDDTKTEPASPKKRPLEETEKEEPAPKQLKTENGDGDQ, from the exons ATGGCTGAAAATGGAGATGGTGAAGATATGTctattttggaaagcaaaatctGTCAGCAAATTGAG TACTACTTTGGCAATCACAATCTCCCAAGAGACAAGTTCCTAAAGGAACAGATCAAACAAGATGATGGCTGGGTGCCTTTAGAAGTAATGATCAAATTCAACAG GTTAAGTCGCCTTTCAAAAGATTTTAGTGTTATTGTAGAAGCACTAAGAAAATCCAAGACTGGTTTAATGGAAATAAACGAAGACAAAACTAAAATCAGAAGATCTCCAAATAAACCCCTTCCTGAATTAAATGACCAGTATAAGGCTGCAATTAAAAACAGATCTGTGTATGTT AAAGGCTTTCCACTAGATGCAACTCTTGATGATATCAAAGAATGGCTTGAGGATAAAGGTCCAGTTGAAAACATTCAAATGAGAAGAACATTGCAGAGAACATTTAAG GGCTCAATATTTGCAGTTTTCGATAGTGTTGAGTCTGCTAAGAAGTTCACAGAGATCCCAAACCAAAAGTACAAAGACACAGAGCTGATCGTACTTTTCAA GGAGGAGTATTGTACAAAGAAgaatgaagaaaggaaacaaaacaaagtagaAGCTAAAGCAAGAGCTAAACA ggaaaaagaagaaaaacagaaacaagcagCAGATGCTGAAATG aagTCTCTGGAAGAAAAGACAGGATGTCTTTTGAAGTTCTCTGGTGATCTAGATGATCAAACATGCAGAGAAGATCTCCATGACGTATTTTCTAATCACGGAGAAATCAAATGGATACACTTTGTCAGAGGTGCGAAGGAG GGAATTATCCTATTTAAGGATATTGCAAAAGAAGCTCTGGAAAAAGCCAAAGCAGCGCATAATGGAAACTTACAGCTTCGGAACAAGGATGTTACATGGGAAGTGATAGAAGGAGATGCAGAGAAAGaagctctgaaaaaaatactggaagatCAGCAAGAattgctgaaacagaaaacaaaag GAcgcaaaatgaaaggaaaaggaagaggaggaaaggtaCCTCAAGGTGCCCACAAAGGGAAGGTACAGtttcaggggaagaaaataaagtttgacAATGAAGAAGAAGGTGGCGAAGATGATACTAAAACAG AACCAGCAAGTCCCAAGAAGAGACCActagaggaaacagaaaaagaagaaccTGCACCAAAACAactcaaaacagaaaatggagaTGGAGATCagtaa